The following coding sequences lie in one Anas platyrhynchos isolate ZD024472 breed Pekin duck chromosome 15, IASCAAS_PekinDuck_T2T, whole genome shotgun sequence genomic window:
- the RBBP6 gene encoding E3 ubiquitin-protein ligase RBBP6 isoform X2 codes for MSCVHYKFSSKLNYDTVTFDGLHISLCDLKRQIMAREKLKAADCDLQITNAQTKEEYTDDNALIPKNSSVIVRRIPIGGVKATSKTYVMTPKSHKILETAFRSRTEPVSGTSKAIDDSSASISLAQLTKTANLAEANASEEDKIKAMMSQSGHEYDPINYMKKPLGPPPPSYTCFRCGKPGHYIKNCPTNGDKNFESVPRIKKSTGIPRSFMMEVKDPNTKGAMLTNTGKYAIPTIDAEAYAIGKKEKPPFLPEDPSSSSEEDDPIPDELLCLICKDIMTDAVVIPCCGNSYCDECIRTALLESEEHTCPTCHQTDVSPDALIANKFLRQAVNNFKNETGYTKRLRKIQQQQQQQPPPPPPPPPPLMRQTITRNLQPLMRPTISRQQDPLMIPLASLSSHSAALAPGQPVAAGLPVNPSSVIVSDLPPAVSLSLRAEKPDGPFHDADAVIPPALMTAAELSKSSPLSISSLLEEKGYQVPVLRQPALQSLLGPQGQSIPTTGHPMRAGAIRSAGGRPGWELSTNRGRPHSERTQRTQAPTLPASAPVFVPVPPPPLYPPPPHALPLPPGVPPPQFPPQFPPGQPPSAGYPVPPPGYPPAPANMSSAWVPTAVPTAHSNAIPTTQAPPLSREEFYREQRRLKEEEKKKSKLDEFTNDFAKELMEYKKIQKERRRSFSRSKSPYSASSYSRSSYTYSKSRSGSSRSRSYSRSFSRSHSRSYSRSPPYPRRGKGKSRNYRSRSRSHGYHRSRSRSPPYRRYHSRSRSPVFRGQSPTKRTIPQGEGEREYFNRYREVPPYDIKAYYGRSVDFRDPFEKERYREWERNYREWYEKFYKGYAVGAQPRPPVNRENFSPDRFGPPGTRRENSPYARGRREDYAGGQSHRNRNIAGNYPEKLSGREGHGIKDPTKSKEKEVENPLGDGKGNKHKKHRKRRKGDENEGFPTSELLDSARKPREPGTAEDVKTDSLFMLPSRDDATPVRDEPMEADSIAFKPVSEKEKKEKDKPKAKVDKAKRKAEVAAPPKKDNAIKPAKSSQEKVDTDREKSPRIEPPVKKVKEELPKADSVKTSSSQKDEKATGTPRKVHPKATKDHPETRPAKEEKTKKDHTKEIKSEKPSSKEDKSKKAVEKGKTSDAKAEKRKRKADEKVDKEHEATSIKASKPESAESKTSPKGKTEPDGEKGERTPEKDKSAFLTTPAKKIKLNRETGKKIVSGENVPPVKEPVEKAEPSSSKAKQEKVKGKARRKVTAADGSGSTLVDYTSTSSTGGSPVRKSEEKPDTKRTVIKTMEEYNNDITAPAEDVIIMIQVPQSKWDKDDFESEEEDIKSTQPPSNIGKPASVVKNVSSKPPNPVKHNEKETEPLEKTQKTAKELSYESSQHDAKSSKSLMSNEKGKTKERDHSVSDKDASEKRKSSIQPEKDHSERATEQGNGKNISQSSKDSRSSDKHDSGRGSTAKDFTPNRDKKSDHDSNREHSSSKRRDEKSELARRKDSPSRNRESTSGQKSKPRDERAESSKKGTGDSKRSSYSPPRDRKQSDHKTTHDSKRSLEEHKPLDKNSGKEKEKEKEKEKEKEKEKEKEKEKEKEKEKEKEKEKDKEKEKEKDKEKEKEKEREKDKEKEREREKDKEKEREREKDKEKEREKEKEREKEKEKEREKEKEKEKEREREKEKEREREKEKEREKEKEKEKEKEKEKEKEKEKEKEKEKEKEKEKEKEKEKEKEEKEKEDKHVSEITSNKELGCNKPPLIQESPDAKNEKENMTGQNDKTGVKPKPQVSNPSRLSSDPTRETDEAAFVPDYNESDSESNVSAKDEETAGKNSKEPKEKAVDKVKEDTAAPATADQPEAGRSQSQSSPSVSRSRSQSPSESQTRSHSSSASSGESQDSKKKKKKKEKKKHKKHKKHKKHKKHTGNESELEKSQKHKHKKKKSKKSKDKEKDDQKVKSVTI; via the exons ATGTCGTGCGTGCACTACAAGTTCTCGTCCAAGCTCAACTATGACACGGTCACCTTCGACGGCCTCCACATCTCCCTGTGCGACCTCAAGCGCCAGATCATGGCCCGCGAGAAGCTGAAGGCGGCCGACTGCGACCTGCAGATCACCAACGCCCAGACCAAAGAAG aatacACAGACGATAATGCCCTGATCCCTAAGAACTCATCAGTAATTGTTAGAAGAATCCCTATTGGAGGAGTTAAAGCTACCAGCAAAACATACGTTAT GACTCCTAAATCGCACAAAATCCTAGAAACTGCTTTCAG aaGTCGAACTGAACCAGTGAGTGGAACATCAAAAGCA ATTGATGACTCTTCTGCATCTATTTCTCTGGCCCAGCTTActaag ACTGCCAATCTGGCTGAAGCCAATGCTTccgaagaagataaaataaaagctatgaTGTCACAGTCTGGCCATGAATATGATCCAATCAA TTACATGAAGAAACCCTTGGGTCCACCTCCACCATCATATACTTGCTTTCGTTGTGGAAAACCTGGCCACTATATCAAGAACTGCCCAACAAATGGG GACAAAAATTTTGAGTCTGTTCCCAGGATTAAAAAGAGCACAGGAATTCCCAGAAGTTTCATGATGGAAGTGAAAGATCCTAACACAAAGGGTGCTATGCTAACAAACACTGGAAAATACGCAATACCAACAATTGATGC GGAAGCTTATGCtataggaaagaaagagaagcctCCTTTCTTGCCAGAGgatccatcctcctcctctgaaGAAGATGATCCTATTCCAGATGAGTTGTTGTGTCTGATTTGTAAAGATATAATGACAGATGCGGTTGTTATTCCCTGCTGTGGAAACAGTTACTGTGATGAAT GTATCAGAACAGCATTACTGGAATCTGAGGAACATACATGCCCAACATGTCATCAAACAGATGTGTCTCCTGATGCTTTAATTGCCAACAAGTTCTTACGCCAG GCTGTGAACAACTTCAAAAATGAAACTGGCTACACAAAAAGACTCCGTAAGATtcagcagcaacaacagcagcagccaccaccaccaccaccacctccaccaccactaATGAGACAAACAATAACACGCAACTTGCAGCCTCTAATGAGGCCAACAATTTCCAGACAGCAAGATCCACTAATGATTCCATTAGCTTCTCTGTCTTCTCATTCTGCTGCTTTGGCCCCTGGTCAgcctgtggcagctgggctgccagTAAATCCGTCTTCTGTCATTGTCTCTGATCTCCCTCCAGCAGTGTCCCTGTCTCTCCGCGCTGAAAAGCCAGATGGACCTTTTCA CGATGCAGATGCTGTTATACCTCCTGCTCTGATGACTGCCGCTGAACTTTCTAAATCTTCCCCTCTGTCAATCAGCAGTTTGTTGGAAGAAAAG GGCTATCAGGTTCCTGTACTAAGACAACCAGCATTACAAAGTCTTCTGGGTCCACAAGGACAATCAATACCCACAACTG GTCATCCCATGAGAGCCGGTGCAATTCGCTCAGCAGGCGGCAGGCCAGGTTGGGAACT AAGTACAAATCGAGGACGCCCGCATAGTGAACGTACACAAAGGACTCAGGCCCCAACACTGCCAGCATCAGCACCAGTCTTTGTGCCTGTGCCTCCACCTCCCTTGTATCCTCCACCTCCCCATGCACTTCCTCTTCCACCGGGGGTACCACCACCACAGTTTCCTCCTCAGTTTCCACCTGGTCAGCCTCCATCAGCTGGGTACCCTGTCCCCCCTCCAGGATatcccccagctcctgcaaacATGTCATCAGCTTGGGTACCAACAGCAGTACCAACGGCTCATTCAAATGCCATCCCAACGACACAAGCACCTCCTTTATCTAGGGAGGAGTTTTACAGAGAACAACGGAGACTTAAAGAGGA ggaaaagaaaaagtccaaACTTGATGAGTTTACAAATGATTTTGCTAAGGAATTGATGGAATATAAAAAGATTCAAAAGGAGCGTAGGCGTTCGTTTTCCAG gtcCAAGTCTCCCTATAGTGCTTCATCTTACTCTAGAAGTTCATATACCTACTCCAAGTCAAGATCAGGTTCTTCCCGCTCCCGCTCCTACTCTCGATCGTTTAGTCGTTCCCATTCTCGTTCCTACTCGCGATCTCCTCCGTATCCAAGAAGAGGCAAAGGGAAGAGTCGTAACTATCGGTCTAGGTCAAGGTCACATGGTTATCACCGTTCAAGGTCAAGGTCACCCCCATACAGAAGATACCATTCTCGGTCTAGGTCTCCAGTATTTCGAGGCCAGTCTCCCACTAAACGGACTATACCgcaaggggaaggagaaagggagtaTTTTAACAGATACAGAGAAGTTCCACCGTATGATATAAAAGCTTACTATGGCAGATCTGTTGACTTCAGAGATccttttgaaaaggaaagataCAGAGAATGGGAAAGGAACTATAGAGAATGGTATGAAAAGTTCTACAAGGGCTATGCTGTTGGTGCTCAACCTCGACCTCCAGTAAACAGAGAGAACTTTTCTCCAGATAGGTTTGGTCCACCTGGAACCAGACGAGAGAATTCACCATATGCTCGGGGACGTAGGGAGGATTATGCTGGTGGGCAGAGCCATAGAAATCGTAATATAGCTGGAAATTACCCTGAAAAACTTTCAGGAAGAGAGGGCCATGGTATAAAAGATCCTACAAAATCAAAAGAGAAGGAGGTTGAAAATCCACTGGGAGATggcaaaggaaataaacataaaaaacaccggaagaggagaaaaggggatGAGAATGAAGGATTTCCCACTTCTGAGTTGTTAGACAGTGCAAGAAAACCAAGAGAACCAGGTACAGCGGAAGATGTTAAAACAGATTCTCTGTTCATGCTTCCAAGTAGAGATGATGCCACACCTGTGAGAGATGAACCTATGGAAGCAGATTCTATTGCTTTCAAACCAGTgtctgaaaaggagaaaaaagagaaggataAGCCAAAAGCAAAAGTTGACAAGGCAAAACGGAAAGCAGAAGTGGCTGCTCCTCCTAAAAAAGACAATGCAATAAAACCAGCTAAATCTTCCCAAGAGAAGGTGGACACCGATCGTGAAAAATCGCCTCGAATTGAACCTCCTGTGAAAAAAGTGAAGGAAGAGTTGCCAAAAGCAGACAGCGTTAAAACTTCTTCCTCTCAAAAGGATGAGAAGGCTACTGGTACACCACGGAAAGTTCATCCAAAAGCGACAAAGGATCACCCAGAAACCAGACCagccaaggaagaaaagacaaagaaggaCCATACAAAAGAAATCAAGTCAGAGAAACCCTCCAGCAAAGAGGACAAGTCaaaaaaagctgttgaaaaAGGCAAAACTTCTGatgcaaaagctgaaaaaagaaaaagaaaagcagatgaaaaggtTGATAAAGAACATGAAGCAACTTCGATAAAGGCCTCTAAACCAGAAAGTGCTGAATCAAAAACATCACCGAAGGGAAAAACTGAACCTGATGgtgaaaaaggagagagaactCCAGAAAAGGATAAATCTGCTTTTCTTACCACTCCTGCAAAAAAGATTAAACTTAACCGAGAAACTGGCAAAAAGATTGTGAGTGGAGAAAATGTGCCACCTGTGAAAGAACCCGTTGAGAAAGCTGagccaagcagcagcaaagctaaacaagaaaaagtgaaaggaaaagcGAGAAGAAAAGTAACAGCAGCTGATGGATCTGGTTCAACTCTTGTAGATTATACCAG tACAAGTTCTACTGGAGGAAGCCCTGTTAGAAAGTCTGAAGAGAAGCCAGATACAAAACGAACTGTCATCAAGACAATGGAGGAGTATAATAATGATATAACTGCCCCTGCTGAAGATGTCATTATTATGATCCAGGTTCCTCAGTCAAAGTGGGATAAGGATGACTTTGAGTCTGAAGAGGAAGACATTAAATCTACCCAGCCACCTTCAAACATAGGAAAACCTGCTAGTGTTGTAAAAAATGTGAGTAGTAAGCCTCCAAATCCTGTAAAACACAACGAAAAAGAGACTGAGCCTTtggagaaaacacagaaaactgcaaaagagTTGAGTTATGAAAGCTCCCAGCATGATGCAAAAAGTTCAAAAAGTTTGATGTcaaatgaaaaagggaaaaccaAAGAGCGAGATCATTCTGTGTCAGACAAAGACGcttctgagaaaagaaagagcagtATTCAGCCAGAAAAAGACCACTCAGAACGTGCAACTGaacaaggaaatggaaaaaatatttctcaatcTTCCAAAGACAGCAGATCTTCAGACAAACATGATTCTGGCCGTGGATCCACTGCTAAAGACTTTACTCCTAACCGAGACAAAAAATCTGACCATGATAGCAACAGAGAGCATTCTAGTTCCAAGCGTAGAGATGAAAAAAGTGAATTAGCAAGGAGAAAAGACTCCCCTTCTCGAAACAGAGAATCTACATCAGGACAAAAAAGTAAACCAAGAGATGAACGAGCAGAGTCCTCCAAAAAGGGCACTGGAGATTCCAAAAGGAGCAGCTACAGTCCTCCACGTGACCGAAAGCAGTCAGATCACAAAACTACTCATGATTCCAAGCGTTCATTAGAGGAGCACAAACCTCTAGATAAAAAttcagggaaggagaaagaaaaggagaaggagaaagaaaaggagaaggagaaagagaaggagaaagaaaaggaaaaggagaaggagaaggagaaagaaaaggagaaggagaaggacaaggagaaagaaaaggaaaaggacaaggagaaagaaaaggaaaaggagagggagaaggacaaggaaaaggagagggagagggagaaggacaaggaaaaggagagggagagggagaaggacaaggaaaaggagagggagaaggaaaaggagagggagaaggagaaggaaaaggagagggagaaggagaaggaaaaggaaaaggagagggagagggagaaggagaaagaaagggagagggagaaggagaaagaaagggagaaggagaaggaaaaggagaaagaaaaggagaaggaaaaagagaaagaaaaggagaaggaaaaggagaaagagaaagaaaaggagaaggaaaaggagaaagagaaagaaaaggagaaggaggagaaagaaaaggaggacaAGCACGTGTCTGAAATAACGAGCAATAAAGAGTTGGGTTGCAATAAGCCACCTTTGATACAAGAATCACCAGAtgcaaaaaatgagaaagaaaacatgacTGGACAAAATGATAAAACTGGTGTCAAGCCTAAGCCTCAGGTAAGCAACCCCTCACGGCTGTCTTCTGATCCAACTCGAGAAACTGATGAGGCTGCATTTGTGCCAGACTACAATGAAAGTGACAGTGAAAGTAATGTATCTGCAAAAGATGaggaaactgcaggaaaaaattctaaagaaccaaaagaaaaagctgttgaTAAAGTTAAAGAGGATACAGCAGCACCTGCCACAGCTGACCAGCCTGAAGCAGGCAGAAGTCAAAGTCAGAGCAGCCCCAGTGTTAGCCGCAGTCGTAGTCAAAGCCCTTCCGAGAGTCAAACTCGAagccacagcagcagtgccagctcaggagagagtcaagacagcaagaaaaagaaaaagaagaaggagaagaagaagcacaagaaacacaaaaaacatAAGAAGCATAAGAAACACACTGGAAATGAATCAGAATTGGAGAAAAgccaaaaacacaaacacaagaagaaaaaatcaaagaagAGCAAAGATAAAGAGAAAGATGACCAAAAAGTTAAATCTGTCACTATATAG